In one Diabrotica virgifera virgifera chromosome 5, PGI_DIABVI_V3a genomic region, the following are encoded:
- the LOC126884537 gene encoding uncharacterized protein LOC126884537, giving the protein MVYKKRMKYPRENIQKAIEDINLKRLSIRQASKIYNVPKSTLLDTMKEKYKTPGNIGGPTVLSSSEEDLIIKWIIEMGNVGFPVTRSQLVDSVSKLIQNLKRKTPFKNYIPGKKWYNGFLARHPEISKRVPQSLSSCRAAVTEQNIRNWFTQVRDYMTKMNFLHILENPKRIFNCDESGFYLSPQEKQVLVRKGAKKVYSRIANDEKECLTVLLTVGADGSVPPPLVLYPYKRYVSAAIITNMPNQWGVGHSESGWMTSETFYEYVTNVFFPWLEKNSVPLPVILFLDGHSSHINLPITEFCKEKGIILTAFYPNATHRLQPLDVGVFYPIKNNWRKDVRSWRMENNGRKLQRAEFAKLLDKTLKATVCTSIIKSAFESCGLFPFNENRIDYSKLIKPIEQKDSDDKITESTSTTTVNVYDSKLLREVEIRLKPEVVNRFRIAESAAQLEEKYVALYDFWKSLHPQNVDHDKTLENNLPINAANETIVDIHFDENFWFCNNDTIEATVKADGALVLIPSQNSNSSSPKPGPSASKNNDCENIDYYLAVSSPQEKTPPKNKIVNTTPCNSPLKDDSIGIVYSDQKRQVQNQEKTPLKQITTTSENNSKYPTPFKKALFWPESSAKKKNNSTEDTKERKKPKIYPTVAISDEFMEHQRRLKKEKEEKENEKCERIRKRKAKTEIQQAKKKKCPPKHTPGIDTGNNNTENINKKNIEIYSKDDFVLVQYDSEYFPGVVLERSNDTLRVKSMTMNGKYWKWPDRDDILNYDFDDVVCKIARPSLINKRGAYEVPEIENLKK; this is encoded by the coding sequence ATGGTATACAAAAAGCGGATGAAGTATCCCCGAGAGAATATCCAAAAAGCTATAGAAGATATTAATTTGAAACGTTTAAGTATTCGACAAGCCTCCAAAATATACAATGTGCCTAAAAGTACTTTGTTAGATACTATGAAAGAAAAGTACAAAACTCCGGGCAATATTGGAGGGCCAACAGTTTTGTCCAGTTCCGAAGAAGACTTGATTATAAAATGGATAATCGAAATGGGTAACGTGGGATTCCCGGTAACAAGATCTCAACTTGTTGATTCTGTTTCAAAACTAATTCAAAATTTGAAACGaaaaaccccatttaaaaattacatacctgGTAAAAAATGGTACAATGGTTTTCTCGCTCGTCATCCAGAAATTTCAAAACGTGTTCCACAATCACTATCTTCTTGTAGAGCCGCAGTTACGGAACAAAATATAAGAAATTGGTTTACCCAAGTTCGGGATTATAtgacaaaaatgaattttttacaCATTCTTGAAAACCCCAAGAGAATATTCAATTGTGATGAAAGTGGTTTCTATTTATCCCCTCAAGAAAAACAAGTGTTGGTTAGAAAAGGTGCAAAAAAGGTATACAGTCGCATAGCTAATGACGAAAAAGAATGTCTTACAGTTTTGCTAACTGTTGGAGCTGATGGTTCTGTACCTCCGCCATTAGTTTTGTATCCCTACAAACGGTATGTGTCAGCTGCAATAATAACGAACATGCCAAACCAGTGGGGAGTTGGGCACTCTGAATCTGGTTGGATGACAAGTGAGACATTTTATGAATACGTTACAAATGTATTTTTTCCCTGGTTGGAAAAGAACAGTGTTCCACTCCCAGTGATATTGTTTCTGGATGGACACTCTTCCCACATCAATCTGCCTATTACTGAATTCTGCAAAGAAAAAGGTATTATTTTAACAGCATTTTACCCCAACGCAACTCACCGATTACAGCCGTTAGATGTTGGTGTTTTTTATCCCATTAAAAATAACTGGCGAAAAGATGTTCGATCTTGGCGTATGGAGAATAACGGAAGAAAACTTCAACGGGCTGAGTTTGCAAAACTCTTAGACAAAACTTTGAAGGCTACAGTCTGTACATCGATAATAAAAAGTGCATTTGAATCATGTGGACTCTTTCCGTTTAACGAAAATCGCATTGATTATTCAAAATTAATAAAACCAATAGAACAAAAAGATTCTGATGATAAAATAACTGAATCAACATCCACTACAACTGTTAATGTTTATGATTCTAAACTACTTCGAGAGGTAGAGATACGTTTAAAGCCAGAGGTTGTTAACCGTTTTAGGATTGCTGAATCAGCGGCCCAACTAGAAGAAAAATATGTAGCATTGTATGATTTCTGGAAGAGTCTTCATCCACAAAATGTCGATCATGATAAAACTTTGGAAAACAATTTGCCAATTAATGCTGCTAACGAGACCATTGTTGACATacacttcgatgaaaacttttGGTTTTGCAATAATGATACAATTGAAGCTACAGTCAAAGCAGATGGAGCATTGGTCTTAATTCCTTCACAGAATAGCAATTCTAGTTCGCCAAAACCTGGTCCATCAGCATCCAAGAACAATGATTGTGAGAATATAGACTATTATTTAGCAGTAAGTTCACCCCAAGAAAAAACACCACCTAAGAACAAAATAGTAAACACAACTCCTTGTAATAGCCCATTAAAAGATGATTCAATAGGTATAGTTTATTCTGATCAAAAAAGACAAGTACAAAATCAAGAAAAAACCCCACTTAAGCAAATTACAACAACATCAGAGAATAATAGTAAATATCCAACACCTTTCAAAAAAGCACTATTTTGGCCGGAAAGTTCtgcaaagaaaaaaaataatagcaCAGAAGACACCAAGGAAAGGAAAAAACCAAAGATTTATCCTACAGTAGCTATAAGTGATGAATTTATGGAACATCAACGAAGActcaaaaaagaaaaagaggaaaaagaaaatgagaaatGTGAACGAATCCGAAAGAGGAAAGCAAAAACAGAGAttcaacaagcaaaaaagaaaaaGTGTCCTCCAAAACACACACCAGGCATAGATACTGGTAATAATAATAcggaaaacataaataaaaagaatatagaaatatattcAAAGGACGATTTTGTGTTGGTTCAGTACGACAGTGAATATTTCCCTGGTGTAGTTCTGGAACGAAGCAATGATACTTTGAGAGTTAAAAGTATGACTATGAATGGAAAGTACTGGAAATGGCCAGATAGAGATGacattttaaattatgactttgaTGATGTAGTTTGTAAGATTGCGAGACCTTCACTCATAAATAAACGCGGCGCCTATGAAGTTCCAGAAAttgaaaacctaaaaaaatga